The following coding sequences are from one Maridesulfovibrio bastinii DSM 16055 window:
- the amrS gene encoding AmmeMemoRadiSam system radical SAM enzyme: protein MTYKARLWKKLDSGKVGCRLCSHFCTMTVGERGKCGVRQNIDGELVTLVYDKVAAINIDPVEKKPLYHFLPGTRTFSIGTQGCNLGCDFCQNSSLSQPPRAGKAISGQPATPEAIVANALEYEAKSISYTYSEPTVFFELMQDTAELAHKHGLKNILVSNGFQSSECLNELDGLIDAANIDIKAFNNIFYREICKARLEPVLENVKQIHKMGWWLEITTLIIPDKNDDIAELGKLAGFIAEISGEETPWHISRFHPDYNMQDTQPTPMETLKAARSAGYEAGLKYIYIGNISNNEYSATFCPGCGAEVISRNGFSIRNKGLSHGKCKECGMLLAGVYD from the coding sequence ATGACATACAAGGCAAGACTCTGGAAAAAGCTTGATAGTGGAAAAGTGGGATGCAGACTGTGCAGCCACTTCTGCACAATGACAGTTGGTGAGCGCGGCAAATGCGGTGTGCGGCAGAATATTGACGGAGAACTGGTTACTCTCGTCTACGACAAAGTCGCGGCCATTAACATTGATCCTGTTGAAAAAAAGCCCCTTTACCATTTTCTGCCCGGGACCCGGACCTTTTCAATTGGAACTCAGGGTTGTAATTTAGGATGTGATTTCTGCCAGAATTCATCACTTTCACAGCCTCCGAGGGCGGGGAAAGCAATTTCAGGACAACCGGCAACGCCTGAAGCTATTGTAGCCAATGCTCTGGAATATGAAGCAAAGTCCATATCGTACACCTATTCAGAGCCTACAGTATTCTTTGAGCTTATGCAGGATACCGCAGAGCTTGCTCACAAGCACGGCTTAAAAAATATTCTAGTCTCAAACGGATTCCAGAGCAGTGAATGCCTGAATGAGCTGGATGGACTGATTGACGCTGCAAATATTGACATTAAGGCTTTCAACAATATTTTTTACCGCGAAATATGCAAAGCGAGGCTGGAACCAGTTCTTGAAAATGTAAAACAAATCCACAAAATGGGCTGGTGGCTCGAAATAACAACCCTCATCATACCTGATAAAAATGACGATATTGCTGAACTTGGAAAACTTGCCGGCTTCATTGCAGAAATTTCAGGCGAGGAAACTCCATGGCATATCTCAAGATTCCATCCCGATTATAATATGCAGGACACACAGCCGACTCCCATGGAAACGCTCAAAGCCGCAAGGTCCGCCGGTTATGAGGCCGGATTGAAATATATCTACATAGGAAACATTTCAAATAATGAGTATTCCGCAACATTCTGCCCGGGATGCGGGGCTGAAGTTATAAGCAGAAACGGCTTCAGCATAAGAAATAAAGGACTGAGTCATGGCAAATGTAAGGAATGCGGAATGCTGCTGGCCGGGGTATATGACTGA
- the purM gene encoding phosphoribosylformylglycinamidine cyclo-ligase, with translation MASRSDAYKAAGVDIEAANDFIGRIKNMVSSTFTKGVVTDIGGFGGLFKLDLTQMEEPVLVSGTDGVGTKLKLAFAENKHNTIGIDLVAMSVNDILVQGAKPLFFLDYFATGKLESGVAEQVLAGIVEGCKQSGCALLGGETAEMPGFYADGEYDLSGFCVGIVDNMKIVDGSSITIGDSIIGLASSGIHSNGYSLVRKIYDESGFSSDDILPGTDKKIGEALLEPTKIYADVVRVIMREIEINGMVHVTGGGFYDNVPRILPHQLVAKFNFGSWDMPPVFNWLKEQGNLSWPEMLQIFNCGIGYILVVKQDQAQDVMDRLSGMNIDAWQIGEMVRRENEEDEQVQINF, from the coding sequence ATGGCAAGTCGATCCGATGCTTATAAGGCCGCCGGAGTTGATATTGAAGCGGCTAATGACTTCATTGGACGCATTAAAAATATGGTGTCATCCACCTTTACCAAAGGTGTTGTTACAGACATCGGCGGTTTCGGAGGATTGTTCAAACTGGACCTGACCCAGATGGAAGAACCTGTCCTTGTATCTGGTACTGATGGTGTTGGAACTAAATTGAAACTGGCTTTTGCTGAGAACAAGCATAATACCATCGGCATCGATCTGGTTGCCATGAGTGTTAATGATATTCTTGTTCAGGGTGCCAAGCCACTGTTCTTTCTTGATTACTTTGCTACAGGTAAGCTTGAAAGCGGTGTTGCTGAGCAGGTTCTTGCCGGTATTGTGGAAGGCTGCAAGCAGAGCGGATGTGCCTTGCTTGGCGGTGAAACCGCAGAAATGCCGGGATTCTATGCTGATGGTGAATATGACCTGTCCGGTTTTTGTGTAGGTATTGTCGACAACATGAAGATTGTTGACGGTTCTTCTATCACAATCGGAGATAGTATTATTGGACTCGCTTCATCAGGAATCCACTCGAACGGTTATTCACTTGTCCGCAAAATATATGATGAATCAGGATTCTCTTCAGATGATATCCTTCCCGGAACGGATAAAAAAATAGGTGAAGCTCTGCTTGAACCAACTAAAATTTATGCTGATGTCGTCCGCGTCATTATGCGTGAGATTGAGATCAATGGAATGGTTCATGTCACCGGCGGAGGCTTTTACGATAATGTCCCCCGTATTCTCCCGCATCAGCTCGTAGCCAAGTTTAATTTTGGCTCATGGGATATGCCTCCTGTCTTTAACTGGCTTAAAGAGCAGGGCAATTTAAGCTGGCCTGAAATGCTTCAGATTTTCAACTGCGGAATAGGTTATATTCTGGTTGTAAAACAGGATCAGGCTCAGGATGTTATGGACCGCCTTTCCGGTATGAATATCGATGCATGGCAGATAGGTGAAATGGTCCGTCGCGAAAATGAAGAAGATGAACAGGTTCAGATTAATTTTTAG
- a CDS encoding DUF1318 domain-containing protein: MPAKLFRITIGMLLLSMAACVTVNIYFPAAKVEKTAQSIVDDVYGTQKNSTDKPQQTEQDQSSSLDRFLALITVRTAQAAELSDQELKSLKQSNSAIRGLKHSIIQNHKQLEPYYSSGNIGISNKGYLVLYSKKGLNIKEMAKLRRIIKEDNANRRKLYEEVAASMNIPGSEIAKVKDIFTRVWQKRAPAGWIIQDQAGNWHKK; the protein is encoded by the coding sequence ATGCCTGCAAAACTTTTTAGAATAACAATTGGCATGCTGCTGCTTTCAATGGCTGCCTGCGTTACCGTGAATATCTATTTCCCGGCTGCTAAAGTGGAAAAAACAGCCCAGTCTATTGTTGATGACGTCTATGGTACACAAAAAAATAGCACCGACAAGCCACAACAAACAGAACAGGACCAGAGTTCATCCCTTGATAGATTTCTGGCCTTAATTACAGTTAGAACCGCTCAAGCAGCAGAACTTTCTGATCAGGAGTTGAAAAGTCTTAAACAGTCTAATTCAGCTATCCGTGGTTTGAAACACAGCATCATTCAAAACCATAAGCAGCTTGAGCCATACTATAGCTCAGGCAACATCGGAATATCGAATAAAGGATATCTTGTTCTCTACAGCAAAAAAGGGCTTAATATCAAAGAAATGGCAAAACTACGCAGAATAATAAAAGAAGATAATGCAAACCGCAGAAAGCTTTACGAAGAAGTAGCCGCCTCAATGAACATTCCCGGCAGCGAAATCGCCAAAGTTAAAGATATATTTACCAGAGTCTGGCAAAAAAGAGCACCAGCAGGATGGATTATCCAGGATCAGGCAGGAAACTGGCACAAAAAGTAA
- a CDS encoding radical SAM protein: MAANTKPRPCLVFADDKGEIYDEPDLLMLCRRGDELALPRPDEYVPLPPESDFFMLPGRYAIGLDPETGEVEEVEGTAMAAFACPGYTLTGHAAYENGEDAPTLPLFAYGAVGYANGKFWITAKKVDEDKRQVFSKISCEKIDQGANKLMKDFPENRLIRHLAGCALTYGCPAAKNLALGRFEAPLPTSRSCNARCIGCISEQPDESDFPSTQNRIQFTPTVKEITEVMHVHAKHEKKPIFSFGQGCEGEPLTEAALLHDSIAKYRSDGGKGTININTNGSITESMKPLAKAGLSSIRVSLNSLRKEVYNSYYRPKGYSFDDVSATIELAKSLGVHVSLNYLFFPGISDTEYELEALLEIAKKTKLDFIQLRNLNLDPDLYMEVMEPHEFGPVMGFNNFRKRIKKECPWLKFGYFNPYLG; this comes from the coding sequence ATGGCAGCCAATACTAAACCGCGCCCTTGTCTGGTTTTTGCCGATGACAAGGGTGAGATATATGATGAACCGGATCTTTTAATGCTCTGCCGCCGTGGTGACGAGCTTGCTTTACCCAGACCTGACGAATATGTACCACTCCCTCCTGAAAGCGATTTCTTCATGCTTCCCGGAAGATATGCAATAGGCCTTGACCCGGAAACAGGCGAAGTGGAAGAAGTGGAAGGAACCGCTATGGCTGCTTTCGCATGCCCCGGATATACTTTGACCGGCCATGCTGCATACGAAAACGGAGAAGATGCCCCTACCCTACCGCTGTTTGCATACGGAGCAGTAGGTTATGCCAACGGTAAATTCTGGATTACAGCAAAAAAAGTAGACGAAGACAAAAGACAGGTTTTTTCTAAAATTTCCTGTGAAAAAATAGATCAGGGCGCCAATAAGCTGATGAAAGATTTCCCGGAAAATCGGCTCATCAGACATCTTGCAGGATGCGCTCTCACTTACGGCTGCCCTGCCGCAAAAAATCTGGCTCTTGGAAGATTTGAAGCTCCCCTGCCGACATCCAGATCATGCAACGCCCGCTGCATCGGCTGCATTTCAGAACAGCCTGATGAATCTGATTTTCCTTCCACGCAGAACCGCATTCAGTTCACTCCGACAGTTAAAGAAATAACCGAAGTGATGCATGTACATGCCAAACATGAAAAAAAGCCCATATTTTCTTTCGGGCAGGGTTGTGAGGGAGAGCCGCTGACAGAAGCTGCCCTGCTGCACGATTCAATAGCCAAATATCGCAGTGATGGAGGAAAAGGGACTATCAACATCAATACTAATGGTTCAATAACAGAATCAATGAAACCGTTGGCAAAAGCCGGTCTTAGCTCCATAAGAGTGAGTTTGAATTCTCTGCGTAAAGAGGTCTACAACTCATATTACAGACCAAAAGGCTATAGCTTTGATGATGTCAGTGCCACAATTGAGCTGGCCAAAAGCCTTGGGGTACATGTTTCACTAAACTATCTTTTCTTCCCCGGAATAAGTGACACGGAATACGAGCTCGAAGCTCTGCTGGAAATTGCTAAAAAAACAAAGCTGGACTTCATCCAGCTGAGAAACCTGAATCTGGACCCTGACCTTTATATGGAGGTTATGGAGCCACATGAGTTCGGCCCGGTGATGGGATTCAACAACTTCCGCAAACGGATTAAAAAAGAATGCCCGTGGCTTAAATTTGGATATTTTAATCCATATCTCGGATAA
- a CDS encoding hybrid sensor histidine kinase/response regulator: protein MKILIVGEDKRIDGLNSFLEGQGHTVLSTPDRDKLLFVFARNIPDLLIMPGTSEYVESLDMIREINQGTECILITDTSNKDEIDLIFNVKEANFISWPIDLELLATKISYCSDRLKVKAEQENKQLLSDLILHGLPFPAMLISDCGEKLVLANRSARELNPDDYGISQIPFFHVIDKDLVATLFSHEASYNQQTLAGVKAYGRYWNISVEQVLPGIFLFTAQDITQQRNQLQLREEIERIARHDLRSPTATIIGFGNVLESESELSEENKMIASTIRKTAERMIRIIDTSLTLIRLENGSFTPDMHPFNLMNALTAAETDVSQIVMEKSLNIEWFMGNSPLPHGVPLVTYGEASMVVTMFSNLIKNAVEAAPMGTTVTIRIRDLGSIISTEIHNSGEVPKEIKNNFFDRYATSGKKYGTGLGTHSARLIARIMGGDISFTSSEDEGTTLKVMLPKPPQKDQ from the coding sequence ATGAAGATCCTGATTGTTGGTGAGGATAAACGCATTGACGGCCTGAACTCTTTTTTAGAGGGGCAGGGACATACAGTCCTTTCTACACCGGACCGGGATAAACTGCTTTTTGTTTTCGCGCGCAACATACCTGACCTTCTCATCATGCCGGGGACCTCTGAATATGTGGAATCCCTTGATATGATCCGGGAAATCAATCAGGGAACAGAATGTATTCTGATAACGGATACTTCGAATAAAGATGAAATAGACCTTATATTCAATGTCAAAGAAGCTAATTTCATCTCATGGCCTATTGATTTAGAACTTCTGGCAACCAAGATAAGTTACTGCTCCGACCGTCTCAAAGTTAAAGCCGAGCAGGAAAACAAGCAGCTTCTCAGTGATCTCATCCTTCATGGCCTTCCATTCCCCGCTATGCTTATTTCAGATTGTGGTGAAAAACTTGTCTTAGCTAATAGAAGTGCCCGTGAACTTAATCCTGATGACTATGGAATAAGTCAAATCCCATTTTTCCATGTAATTGATAAAGATCTTGTTGCAACTCTTTTCAGTCATGAAGCATCTTATAACCAGCAGACTCTTGCCGGAGTGAAAGCTTATGGCAGATATTGGAATATTTCAGTTGAACAGGTGCTTCCGGGGATATTTCTTTTTACAGCGCAGGACATAACCCAGCAGCGCAACCAGCTGCAGTTGCGTGAAGAAATCGAAAGAATAGCACGGCATGATCTGCGTTCACCAACGGCAACTATAATAGGTTTTGGAAATGTTCTTGAATCAGAGTCCGAGTTAAGCGAAGAAAACAAAATGATTGCCTCCACTATCAGAAAGACGGCGGAACGCATGATCAGAATTATTGATACTTCACTGACTCTTATAAGACTTGAAAACGGATCTTTTACTCCGGATATGCATCCTTTCAACCTTATGAACGCTTTGACAGCCGCAGAAACCGATGTTTCACAAATTGTTATGGAGAAGTCCTTGAACATTGAGTGGTTTATGGGTAACTCTCCTCTTCCCCACGGAGTTCCACTGGTCACTTATGGCGAAGCATCAATGGTTGTGACTATGTTTTCAAATCTCATTAAAAATGCGGTCGAAGCAGCTCCGATGGGAACAACAGTAACAATCAGGATACGTGACCTGGGCAGCATAATTTCTACAGAAATCCACAACTCAGGCGAAGTTCCCAAAGAAATTAAAAATAACTTTTTTGATCGCTATGCAACAAGTGGCAAAAAATACGGCACCGGACTCGGTACGCACAGCGCCAGACTCATAGCCAGAATAATGGGTGGAGATATCAGCTTTACATCTTCAGAAGATGAAGGAACAACTCTCAAGGTAATGCTTCCCAAACCACCCCAGAAGGATCAGTAA
- a CDS encoding EAL and HDOD domain-containing protein, whose product MARNTTALYDKIFFARQPILKEDSSIWGYELLFRNSSAATKADITDDYKATLNVAANSCAIPGQPVQPGVKLVINFSHKSILEKIPYALPSQNTVVQISETIPPTPNLLAALQELSNDGYYIAINDYEVRPQGEILIDYADAVFVDVLTANTESLKRAHKSCEGKKVQLIAKRVEDSEKYELAKRVGFKLFQGYFFKKPENIGNRRLNSNEIARLKLYRLIENDMPDFDDLAEAIQADVSLTYRLLTLLNSPIFGFSQKIKSVKQAIVLAGWKLLKNWLRVIILTDLTPPQKSSELPLNSAQRAKFLELTARAYNNRNIDPETMFLLGLFSLLEPMFDLPMASVIKYLPLDQEIQSALCGERNIYTDWLDMAILFETAQWDVLERHLGELGFDPLIVSRCYYLSMRWANAFFHNPAEAS is encoded by the coding sequence CTCTATATGACAAAATTTTTTTTGCCAGACAGCCCATATTGAAAGAGGACAGCTCTATATGGGGTTACGAGTTGTTGTTCAGAAACAGCAGTGCAGCAACTAAAGCTGATATCACAGATGATTACAAGGCAACTCTCAATGTAGCTGCCAACTCCTGCGCTATCCCCGGTCAGCCAGTTCAACCCGGAGTCAAGCTGGTTATAAATTTTTCTCATAAATCCATCCTCGAAAAAATTCCCTACGCCCTTCCATCACAAAATACAGTAGTCCAGATCTCGGAAACAATTCCCCCGACCCCGAATCTTCTTGCAGCTCTGCAGGAACTTTCAAATGATGGTTATTACATAGCTATTAATGACTATGAGGTACGCCCTCAGGGAGAAATACTCATTGACTATGCCGATGCGGTATTTGTCGATGTTCTGACAGCGAATACGGAGTCATTAAAAAGAGCGCACAAAAGTTGCGAAGGTAAAAAAGTTCAGCTCATTGCCAAAAGAGTTGAAGATTCAGAAAAATATGAATTAGCCAAAAGAGTCGGCTTTAAACTTTTTCAGGGCTACTTCTTCAAAAAACCGGAAAATATCGGCAACAGACGGCTCAATTCAAATGAAATAGCCAGACTGAAACTATATAGACTGATTGAAAATGACATGCCGGATTTTGACGATCTGGCTGAAGCTATCCAAGCTGATGTTTCACTTACATATCGGCTGCTGACATTACTGAACTCACCTATTTTCGGGTTTTCTCAAAAAATAAAATCAGTAAAGCAGGCCATAGTTCTTGCCGGTTGGAAGCTGCTCAAAAACTGGCTCAGGGTAATTATATTAACGGACCTGACCCCGCCCCAGAAATCTTCCGAACTTCCGTTAAACTCAGCCCAACGCGCAAAATTTCTGGAACTTACGGCAAGGGCCTACAACAACCGGAATATAGACCCTGAAACAATGTTTCTGCTGGGACTGTTTTCACTTCTTGAACCAATGTTCGACCTCCCCATGGCCAGTGTCATCAAATATCTCCCGTTGGATCAAGAAATACAGTCAGCACTCTGCGGAGAACGTAATATTTATACGGACTGGCTGGACATGGCCATTCTGTTTGAAACAGCGCAATGGGATGTGCTTGAACGGCATCTTGGGGAACTCGGGTTCGATCCGCTCATTGTTTCAAGATGCTATTACCTGTCCATGCGCTGGGCCAATGCCTTTTTCCATAACCCTGCCGAGGCGTCCTGA